One Corallococcus exiguus DNA segment encodes these proteins:
- the rlmM gene encoding 23S rRNA (cytidine(2498)-2'-O)-methyltransferase RlmM, which produces MPAQTLAAQPGRWLWTCREGFESHLFEELTWAGAGPRLLGPALVESEQRPEVPPAFGRAVERVVATWAPPGGGQVPVEELVAAMSGLPSRVPWLLRAYTPDSAKGNTQAGRAEALEATVRAALPSGRVLEDDGRAREAGALLVGLCVAPDGVLTLGAVSAREALSLAPGGRRRMKRAGESPSRAAMKLEEALDGLAHEPGRGDVCVDLGAAPGGWTQRLVARGARVVAVDPAKLMPELAKNPRVQHVQESAFAYAPEESADWLFCDMAWRPLEVAQLLAKWGRRRWARNLVANIKLPMKDKNPLLLRVRQTLVDDGGWEGLTVRQLYHDRDEVTVTARRMR; this is translated from the coding sequence ATGCCCGCACAGACGCTGGCGGCCCAACCGGGCCGGTGGCTGTGGACCTGCCGGGAGGGCTTCGAGTCGCACCTGTTCGAGGAGCTGACCTGGGCTGGAGCAGGTCCCCGCCTCCTGGGGCCGGCCCTGGTGGAGTCCGAGCAGCGGCCTGAAGTCCCCCCCGCCTTTGGCCGGGCGGTGGAGCGGGTCGTCGCCACCTGGGCGCCCCCGGGTGGAGGACAGGTGCCGGTGGAGGAGCTCGTGGCTGCGATGTCCGGGCTGCCCTCGCGCGTGCCCTGGCTCCTGCGGGCCTACACGCCGGACAGCGCGAAGGGCAACACGCAGGCGGGCCGTGCCGAGGCGCTGGAAGCCACGGTCCGCGCGGCGCTCCCCTCGGGGCGCGTGCTGGAGGACGACGGACGGGCGCGCGAGGCGGGGGCCCTGCTGGTGGGCCTGTGCGTCGCGCCGGACGGGGTGCTGACCCTGGGCGCGGTGAGCGCCCGTGAGGCCCTGTCGCTCGCGCCGGGCGGGCGGCGGCGGATGAAGCGTGCGGGCGAGTCCCCTTCCCGCGCGGCGATGAAGCTGGAGGAGGCGCTGGACGGGCTGGCGCACGAGCCCGGGCGCGGCGACGTCTGCGTGGACCTGGGCGCGGCGCCGGGCGGCTGGACGCAGCGGCTGGTGGCGCGAGGGGCGCGGGTGGTGGCGGTGGACCCGGCGAAGCTGATGCCGGAGCTGGCGAAGAACCCGCGCGTCCAGCACGTGCAGGAGAGCGCCTTCGCCTACGCCCCGGAGGAGTCCGCGGACTGGCTCTTCTGCGACATGGCGTGGCGGCCCCTGGAGGTGGCGCAGCTGCTGGCCAAGTGGGGCCGGCGCCGCTGGGCGCGCAACCTGGTGGCCAACATCAAGCTGCCCATGAAGGACAAGAACCCGCTGCTCCTGCGGGTGCGCCAGACGCTCGTGGACGACGGGGGCTGGGAGGGCCTCACCGTCCGCCAGCTCTAC
- the tsf gene encoding translation elongation factor Ts → MAEITAQMVKDLRERTNAGMMDCKKALAESGGDFEKAAEWLRKKGISKAEGKAGRVAAEGIVTSYIHGGRIGVIVEVNCETDFVARNPDFQDLAKEVAMQIAAAGPKFVRREEVPTDAMDKEKEIQRELLKQQGKPEAMLEKILVGKMEKYYEGVCLVDQLWVKDDKKKVGEMINERAAKIGEKVSVRRFVRYEVGEGIEKKKDDLAAEVAKTLGQA, encoded by the coding sequence ATGGCTGAGATCACCGCCCAGATGGTGAAGGACCTCCGCGAGCGCACCAACGCCGGCATGATGGACTGCAAGAAGGCGCTGGCCGAGTCCGGTGGCGACTTCGAGAAGGCTGCGGAGTGGCTGCGCAAGAAGGGCATCTCCAAGGCCGAGGGCAAGGCCGGCCGCGTCGCCGCCGAAGGCATCGTGACCTCCTACATCCACGGCGGCCGCATCGGCGTCATCGTGGAGGTCAACTGCGAGACGGACTTCGTCGCTCGCAACCCGGACTTCCAGGACCTGGCGAAGGAAGTGGCCATGCAGATCGCCGCGGCCGGCCCCAAGTTCGTCCGCCGCGAGGAGGTCCCCACCGACGCGATGGACAAGGAGAAGGAGATCCAGCGCGAGCTGCTCAAGCAGCAGGGCAAGCCCGAGGCGATGCTGGAGAAGATCCTCGTGGGCAAGATGGAGAAGTACTACGAGGGCGTCTGCCTGGTGGACCAGCTCTGGGTGAAGGACGACAAGAAGAAGGTCGGCGAGATGATCAACGAGCGCGCCGCCAAGATTGGCGAGAAGGTCTCCGTGCGCCGCTTCGTCCGCTACGAGGTGGGTGAGGGCATCGAGAAGAAGAAGGATGACCTGGCCGCCGAGGTCGCCAAGACGCTGGGCCAGGCCTAA
- a CDS encoding SixA phosphatase family protein gives MRIFLVRHGDADAEIPEGLGDEARALTAKARTNVAAHFASLSERMGPISLILTSPLVRTVQTAQILSNSVKHEGLLRVHRCLLPDMPVGAVEPVLKEYSDENLVLVGHQPSMGALAAHLLGMQSFPKPVNPGTVIAMEWPDTPTSTEDQVPGEKGENPPAQHLKFLFYSAPGQQVLDVIQ, from the coding sequence TTGAGGATTTTCCTGGTAAGGCACGGCGATGCGGACGCAGAGATCCCCGAGGGGCTCGGCGACGAGGCGCGCGCGCTGACCGCGAAGGCCCGTACGAATGTCGCCGCGCATTTCGCGTCGCTGTCTGAGCGCATGGGGCCCATCAGCCTCATCCTCACCAGCCCGCTGGTGCGTACGGTGCAGACGGCGCAGATCCTCTCCAACTCCGTGAAGCATGAAGGCCTCCTGCGCGTGCATCGCTGCCTGCTGCCGGACATGCCGGTGGGAGCGGTGGAGCCCGTGCTCAAGGAGTACTCCGACGAGAACCTCGTCCTGGTGGGCCACCAGCCCTCCATGGGCGCGCTCGCGGCGCACCTGCTGGGGATGCAGTCCTTCCCCAAGCCGGTGAACCCGGGCACGGTCATCGCCATGGAGTGGCCGGACACGCCCACCAGCACGGAAGACCAGGTGCCCGGCGAGAAGGGGGAGAACCCCCCGGCGCAGCACCTGAAGTTCCTGTTCTACTCCGCCCCCGGCCAGCAGGTCCTCGACGTCATCCAGTGA
- the frr gene encoding ribosome recycling factor, with protein sequence MADTADLKGRIDKSVEDLKRELAKARTGRANTNILDGIKVNQYGTPTPLNGVASISAPEPRLIVIKPWDKGVLKDIEKALREANLDVNPMNDGEMIRLPFPPLTEETRKKIAKQVKEKGEEHKVAIRNIRRDANEALKTQLKDKKITEDDLKRRTEEVQKATDAGIKAVDDLVAKKEKEVMTV encoded by the coding sequence ATGGCTGACACGGCGGATCTGAAGGGCCGTATCGACAAGTCGGTGGAAGACCTCAAGCGGGAACTGGCCAAGGCGCGCACCGGCCGGGCGAACACCAACATCCTGGACGGCATCAAGGTGAACCAGTACGGGACGCCCACGCCGCTCAACGGCGTTGCCAGCATCAGCGCGCCGGAGCCCCGCCTCATCGTCATCAAGCCCTGGGACAAGGGCGTGCTGAAGGACATCGAGAAGGCCCTCCGTGAGGCGAACCTCGACGTCAACCCGATGAACGACGGCGAGATGATCCGCCTGCCCTTTCCTCCGCTCACCGAGGAGACCCGCAAGAAGATCGCGAAGCAGGTGAAGGAGAAGGGCGAGGAGCACAAGGTCGCCATCCGGAACATCCGCCGCGACGCGAACGAGGCCCTCAAGACTCAGCTGAAGGACAAGAAGATCACCGAGGACGACCTCAAGCGCCGCACCGAGGAGGTCCAGAAGGCGACCGACGCCGGCATCAAGGCGGTGGACGACCTGGTCGCCAAGAAGGAGAAGGAAGTGATGACGGTTTGA
- the secA gene encoding preprotein translocase subunit SecA codes for MIEWTLKKLIGTKNERELKKARLKVARINELEGRMKALQNEDFARETARMKQEIANGKPLDDLLFEAFALTREAASRVIGQRHYDVQLIGGMFLHEGCIAEMRTGEGKTLTATLPSYLNALSGRGVHVVTVNDYLARRDAEWMGRVYKFLGMSTGCVLHELSDKQRQDAYRSDITYGQNNEFGFDYLRDNMKFRLQDYVQRELNYAIVDEVDSILIDEARTPLIISGPTEDSTDKYYRVDQVIPGLVPDQDYTLDEKHRSVALTDDGIDKLQKRLSVGNLYDPGEIETLHHVEQALRAHTLYKRDKDYVVKDGEVQIVDEFTGRLMPGRRWSDGLHQAIEAKEGVKIENENQTLATVSFQNYFRMYSKLSGMTGTADTEAEEFAKIYNLDVRVIPTNRNAQRRDEQDVVYKTEREKFEAVAAQIEELNKAGQPVLVGTVSIAKSEVVSNFLKKRGVAHNVLNAKAHQREADIVAQAGRKGAVTISTNMAGRGTDILLGGNAEVMTKSEMGAPPEPPESVDGQPPDLTAYQAALADYEKRFEETKANNEQLTKREREEVMAAGGLFIIGTERHESRRVDNQLRGRAGRQGDPGASRFFLSLEDDLMRIFGSERIQMLMERLGMEEGEVIEHIWLSRAIEGAQKRVEGHNFDIRKNLLEYDDVMNQQRRTIYKLRRQVLASGAGIPLVEYEEDVKTRVKTRSERVISWADFREMVLDAVEDVVVSMTDTYAPTRSSDTWDIASLANSVKESLNLEMGFEGVGNRDELQEQIYAAAEKVFTAREQEFGEDFMRFLQYRYLATIDQLWKDHLLAMDHLRQGIGLRGYGQKDPKQEYKKEGYTGFMQMLDAIKTQFVSQMMRVQARSASSAAEETARIQRQLAQQQKKAVEGRADAEGKIEEATATPVAQREAAAGPKPVGRNEPCPCGSGRKYKKCHGANEANP; via the coding sequence ATGATTGAATGGACGCTAAAGAAGCTCATCGGGACCAAGAATGAGCGCGAGCTCAAGAAAGCCCGCCTGAAGGTCGCCCGCATCAACGAACTGGAAGGCCGCATGAAGGCCCTCCAGAACGAGGACTTCGCGCGCGAAACCGCCCGGATGAAGCAGGAGATCGCGAACGGCAAGCCGCTCGACGACCTGCTCTTCGAGGCCTTCGCCCTCACCCGTGAGGCGGCGAGCCGGGTCATCGGCCAGCGCCACTACGACGTGCAGCTCATCGGCGGCATGTTCCTGCACGAGGGCTGCATCGCGGAGATGCGCACCGGTGAAGGCAAGACGCTCACCGCGACGCTGCCCTCCTACCTCAACGCCCTGTCTGGCCGCGGCGTGCACGTCGTCACCGTGAACGACTACCTGGCCCGCCGCGACGCGGAGTGGATGGGCCGCGTCTACAAGTTCCTGGGCATGTCGACGGGCTGCGTGCTCCACGAGCTGTCCGACAAGCAGCGCCAGGACGCGTACCGCTCGGACATCACGTACGGCCAGAACAACGAGTTCGGCTTCGACTACCTGCGCGACAACATGAAGTTCCGTCTGCAGGACTACGTCCAGCGCGAGCTGAACTACGCCATCGTCGACGAGGTGGACTCCATCCTCATCGACGAGGCCCGCACGCCGCTCATCATCTCCGGCCCCACCGAGGACAGCACCGACAAGTACTACCGGGTGGACCAGGTCATCCCGGGCCTCGTGCCGGACCAGGACTACACCCTGGACGAGAAGCACCGCTCGGTGGCCCTCACCGACGACGGCATCGACAAGCTCCAGAAGCGCCTCAGCGTCGGCAACCTCTACGACCCGGGCGAAATCGAGACCCTCCACCACGTCGAGCAGGCCCTGCGCGCGCACACGCTCTACAAGCGCGACAAGGACTACGTGGTGAAGGACGGCGAGGTGCAGATCGTCGACGAGTTCACCGGCCGCCTCATGCCGGGCCGCCGCTGGTCCGACGGCCTCCACCAGGCCATCGAGGCCAAGGAGGGCGTGAAGATTGAGAACGAGAACCAGACGCTCGCCACGGTCTCGTTCCAGAACTACTTCCGCATGTACTCCAAGCTGTCCGGCATGACGGGCACCGCGGACACGGAAGCCGAAGAGTTCGCGAAGATCTACAACCTGGACGTGCGCGTCATCCCGACGAACCGCAACGCGCAGCGCCGCGACGAACAGGACGTGGTCTACAAGACGGAGCGCGAGAAGTTCGAGGCCGTCGCCGCCCAGATTGAAGAGCTGAACAAGGCCGGCCAGCCGGTGCTCGTGGGCACGGTGTCCATCGCCAAGAGCGAGGTGGTGTCCAACTTCCTCAAGAAGCGCGGCGTGGCCCACAACGTCCTCAACGCCAAGGCGCACCAGCGCGAGGCGGACATCGTCGCGCAGGCGGGCCGCAAGGGCGCGGTCACCATCTCCACCAACATGGCCGGCCGCGGCACGGACATCCTCCTCGGCGGCAACGCGGAGGTCATGACCAAGAGCGAGATGGGCGCGCCGCCGGAGCCGCCGGAGTCCGTGGACGGGCAGCCCCCGGACCTCACCGCCTACCAGGCGGCGCTGGCGGACTACGAGAAGCGCTTCGAGGAGACGAAGGCGAACAACGAGCAGCTCACCAAGCGCGAGCGTGAAGAGGTCATGGCCGCCGGCGGCCTCTTCATCATCGGCACGGAGCGCCACGAGTCCCGCCGCGTGGACAACCAGCTGCGCGGCCGCGCCGGCCGCCAGGGTGACCCGGGCGCCAGCCGCTTCTTCCTGTCCCTGGAAGACGACCTGATGCGCATCTTCGGGTCGGAGCGCATCCAGATGCTGATGGAGCGCCTGGGCATGGAGGAGGGCGAGGTCATCGAGCACATCTGGCTCTCTCGCGCCATCGAGGGCGCGCAGAAGCGGGTCGAAGGCCACAACTTCGACATCCGCAAGAACCTGCTCGAGTACGACGACGTGATGAACCAGCAGCGGCGCACCATCTACAAGCTGCGCCGTCAGGTGCTCGCGTCGGGCGCGGGCATTCCGCTCGTGGAGTACGAGGAGGACGTGAAGACGCGCGTGAAGACGCGCTCCGAGCGCGTCATCTCCTGGGCGGACTTCCGGGAGATGGTGCTGGATGCCGTGGAGGACGTCGTCGTGTCCATGACGGACACCTACGCCCCCACGCGCAGCTCCGACACCTGGGACATCGCCTCGCTGGCCAACTCCGTGAAGGAGTCGCTCAACCTGGAGATGGGCTTCGAGGGCGTCGGCAACCGCGACGAGCTCCAGGAGCAGATCTACGCGGCGGCGGAGAAGGTCTTCACCGCCCGCGAGCAGGAGTTCGGCGAAGACTTCATGCGCTTCCTGCAGTACCGGTACCTGGCCACCATCGACCAGCTGTGGAAGGACCACCTGCTGGCCATGGACCACCTGCGCCAGGGCATCGGCCTGCGCGGCTACGGCCAGAAGGACCCGAAGCAGGAGTACAAGAAGGAAGGCTACACGGGCTTCATGCAGATGCTGGACGCCATCAAGACGCAGTTCGTCAGCCAGATGATGCGTGTCCAGGCCCGCTCCGCCTCCAGCGCCGCGGAGGAGACCGCCCGCATCCAGCGCCAGCTGGCCCAGCAGCAGAAGAAGGCCGTGGAGGGCCGCGCGGACGCCGAGGGGAAGATCGAGGAGGCCACCGCCACCCCGGTCGCCCAGCGCGAAGCCGCCGCCGGCCCCAAGCCCGTGGGCCGCAACGAGCCCTGCCCCTGCGGCAGCGGCCGTAAGTACAAGAAGTGCCACGGCGCCAACGAAGCGAACCCGTAG
- the cyaY gene encoding iron donor protein CyaY, giving the protein MMDEARYHSLVAAAFKRILAAADTFDPDVLEAEATGDKVTLTAASGEKCIINTQRAVWQIWVAGQGQGIHFSHDDASRAWKDDKGKGLELFAFVSDVVRHLTGEALVYPA; this is encoded by the coding sequence ATGATGGACGAAGCCCGCTACCATTCCCTCGTGGCCGCCGCGTTCAAGCGCATCCTGGCGGCCGCGGACACCTTCGACCCGGACGTGCTGGAAGCCGAAGCCACCGGTGACAAGGTGACGCTCACGGCCGCGTCCGGCGAGAAGTGCATCATCAACACCCAGCGCGCCGTCTGGCAGATCTGGGTGGCCGGCCAGGGCCAGGGCATCCACTTCAGCCACGACGATGCCTCGCGCGCCTGGAAGGACGACAAGGGCAAGGGGCTGGAGCTGTTCGCCTTCGTCTCGGACGTGGTGCGGCACCTCACCGGCGAAGCGCTCGTCTATCCAGCCTGA
- the rpsB gene encoding 30S ribosomal protein S2, producing the protein MDQQDTQTQAQAMAAASGITMRQLLEAGVHFGHQTKRWNPKMKPYIFGARNGIYIIDLQKTVTMARAAFRFVADITARGGSVLFVGTKKQAQDVIQEEAARGGQFHVTSRWLGGTLTNFKTIKQGIDRLKTLEKMAEDGTFERLPKKEVAQLDREREKLEKNLGGVKDMAKLPRCVFVIDPKKEHIAIHEATRLGIPVIGLVDTNCDPDGIDFVIPGNDDAIRSIKLFTSKIADACLEGAARYRASGAAERDEQEEREGRDDRRDDRRGPRRGDRRDRDDRRGGGDRGGERRGPVVEMKATAATTEQAPEAGGESTPAAE; encoded by the coding sequence ATGGATCAGCAGGATACGCAGACGCAGGCCCAGGCGATGGCCGCTGCCAGCGGCATCACGATGCGCCAGCTCCTCGAGGCCGGCGTTCACTTCGGCCACCAGACCAAGCGCTGGAACCCGAAGATGAAGCCCTACATCTTCGGTGCCCGTAACGGCATCTACATCATCGACCTGCAGAAGACCGTGACCATGGCCCGCGCGGCCTTCCGCTTCGTGGCGGACATCACGGCGCGCGGCGGGTCGGTGCTCTTCGTCGGCACCAAGAAGCAGGCGCAGGACGTCATCCAGGAGGAGGCCGCCCGCGGCGGTCAGTTCCACGTCACCAGCCGCTGGCTGGGTGGCACGCTGACGAACTTCAAGACCATCAAGCAGGGCATCGACCGCCTGAAGACGCTGGAGAAGATGGCCGAGGACGGCACCTTCGAGCGCCTGCCCAAGAAGGAAGTCGCCCAGCTCGACCGTGAGCGCGAGAAGCTGGAGAAGAACCTGGGCGGCGTGAAGGACATGGCGAAGCTGCCCCGCTGCGTCTTCGTCATCGACCCGAAGAAGGAGCACATCGCCATCCACGAGGCCACCCGCCTGGGCATCCCGGTGATTGGTCTGGTGGACACCAACTGCGATCCGGACGGCATCGACTTCGTCATCCCGGGCAACGACGACGCCATCCGCTCCATCAAGCTCTTCACGTCCAAGATCGCCGACGCGTGCCTCGAGGGTGCGGCTCGCTACCGTGCGTCCGGCGCCGCCGAGCGCGACGAGCAGGAGGAGCGCGAGGGCCGTGATGACCGCCGTGACGACCGCCGTGGCCCGCGCCGTGGCGACCGCCGCGACCGTGACGACCGCCGTGGCGGCGGTGACCGTGGCGGTGAGCGCCGCGGCCCCGTCGTGGAGATGAAGGCCACCGCGGCCACCACGGAGCAGGCGCCCGAGGCTGGCGGCGAGAGCACGCCGGCGGCGGAGTAA
- the pyrH gene encoding UMP kinase, whose product MSESTSPYKRILLKLSGEALMGEGKYGIHPPTLTRIAEEVAELSRTGLEIALVIGGGNIFRGVAGATEGMDRASADYMGMLATCINSMALQDSLEKQGLKTRVQSAIKMEQIAEPYIRRRAVRHLEKGRVVIFAAGTGNPYFTTDTAASLRAMEINAQVILKATKVDGVYNADPKKDPTAKRYRSLTYMDVLKQNLNVMDSTAISLCMDNKLPIIVFDLGTRGNIQRAVTGHGEFGTIVGAAETVWA is encoded by the coding sequence ATGTCCGAATCCACCTCTCCCTACAAGCGCATCCTCCTCAAACTGTCGGGCGAAGCCCTGATGGGCGAGGGGAAGTACGGCATCCACCCGCCCACCCTCACGCGCATCGCGGAGGAAGTCGCGGAACTCTCCAGAACGGGCCTGGAAATCGCCCTCGTGATTGGCGGCGGCAACATCTTCCGCGGCGTCGCTGGCGCCACGGAGGGCATGGACCGCGCGAGCGCGGACTACATGGGCATGCTCGCCACCTGCATCAACTCCATGGCGCTGCAGGACTCGCTGGAGAAGCAGGGGCTGAAGACGCGCGTGCAGTCCGCCATCAAGATGGAGCAGATCGCCGAGCCCTACATCCGCCGGCGCGCCGTGCGGCACCTGGAGAAGGGCCGCGTGGTCATCTTCGCCGCGGGCACGGGCAACCCCTACTTCACCACCGACACGGCCGCGTCGCTGCGCGCGATGGAAATCAACGCGCAGGTCATCCTCAAGGCCACCAAGGTGGACGGCGTCTACAACGCGGACCCGAAGAAGGACCCGACCGCGAAGCGCTACCGGTCGCTCACGTACATGGACGTCCTCAAGCAGAACCTCAACGTGATGGACTCCACGGCCATCTCGCTGTGCATGGACAACAAGCTGCCCATCATCGTGTTCGACCTGGGCACGCGCGGGAACATCCAGCGCGCCGTCACGGGCCACGGCGAGTTCGGCACCATCGTCGGCGCGGCCGAGACCGTCTGGGCTTAG